CCGCTCGAGCGCACGCGCAGCACCCGGTCGCCCTGCGCCACCATGCCGAACGCATCGCCCGTCACGGTGCCGTGCGACCCATCCGCCTCCCACTCGAGCCACCCGCGGCTCAGTCGGCTGACGCCCCAGACGACCTCGAAGCCGTCGGAGCGCGGTGCCATCACGACCGGGGGACTGGTCACGATCGACGCGGTCACCGCGCGACTCCCGTGCCGGCGCCGAGGTCGAGCACGAAGCGGAACCGCAGGTCGTCGTCGAACCACATCGTGAAGTTCGTGCCCCACATGTTGTTGTGCAGGTTCACGTGGAGTCCGTCGCTCGGGTCGGGCACCGTGTTGTCGAACCGGTAGAGCGCGGGGCGGCCGACCGCGACGAGCGCGGCGTCGAGCGGACGCAGCGAGAACGTCTTCGCCGCGGTGTGCGTGATCTCGGCGACCGCGTGCAGGCTGCGGTTGCCGTTGCGCACGACGGACTGCGGGTCGACCGGCGTCTCGATCTTCGTGAGCCGCCAGTCGCCGGGCTCGGTGCGCGGGCGGAAGCCGAGCCAACTCGACTCGGGGAGCCGCGAGGCGTCCTTGCCGCGGAGGTCGAGCGTGACCTCGACGGGTCCCGGCTCGGCCGGAAAGCGATAGGCGAGACGGATGTCGCGTGGCCCGCCCCATGCCTCGCACGCCGCGTCGGGCAGCGCGAGACGCAGCGCCACGACCGTGTCGGTGCCGTCGTCGAACCGCTCGGCCGACGTCACCCGCGGCGCGAATGTCGTGGCGGGCAGCGTCTCGGCGATCGCGAGGCCCGGCTTCGACTGGTCGGGCACCGCCCACATGCCGTTCTCCTCCATGTCGCGGCAGTACTCCCGCATCCAGCGCGCCTCGTCGCGTTCGTCGAACGTCTCGTAGCGGTAGGCGGCGAGCGGATGCTCCGGCCCCGCCCACTCAGTGCCGTCACCGTCGACCAGCGAGACGAGGGCGCCGTCGTCGCCGAACCGCACGCGGTAGGCGCCAGCCTGCAGCTCGGCGTCGAGGTCGATCGGTTCGGCGCTCGCCGTCGCGCTCGGGTCGACGTCGTGCGGAACGGTCGCGGCGATCGCCGCCTCGGCCTCGACCCGGCGTTCGGGCGAGAGCGCGGCGAGCGCGCGGTCGACGTGGGCGCGCTGCTCGGCCCACGAGCGCTCGAACGCCGAGTAGGCGAGGCCCTGCGGGCTCGGGTGCTCGGTGTACGCCCAGGCGTACTCGTCGAACTCGGCGGGGTTCGCGTCCGTGTCGACGACATCGGCCGCGCGCGCGCGCTGGAAGTCGGCCTTCTCGTAGTTCACGTAGTCGGGCAGGTAGGTCTTCAGGTCTTCGCCCCACGTGTGCTCGGGCACGAGCAGCAGGCCGTCGCTGAACGCGTCGCACTCCTCCGTGCCGGGCACGAGTGCGCCGGCTGCGACCCATTCGGTGCGCAGCCGCAGCAGCGCGCGGAATCGTGCGGTCTGCACCGGGTCGCTGGCGATGCCGTGGATCCAGGAGTCGCCGATCTCCTGCTCGAGCACCGGGAGGCTCGCCCGCGACGCCACGGCCTCGCGGCTGAATGCGTCGAGCGTCGAGGCGATCACCTCGGCACCGGGATAGGCGGCCTGGAGCTCGGCGAACAGTGCCTCGACCTCCTCGACCGGAGGGGGGCCGAAGTTGTCGCCGGTGTGCGCGAGGTGGAGGGCGTCGGAGCCACCGGGCACGACGGCAACGCCGAGTTCGGTGGCACCGTAGCTCCGGGCGTAGTTCACGACGACCTCGCTGCCGTCGGGCGCGCGCCAGACGAAGAACTCCGGCACGTCGGGCACCGCGGATGCCCCGTTGACGCCGAGGTGCAGGAAGTCGATGCCGCCTCGGGCGAGGAAGGGCACGAGACCGATCGTGTGGCCGGGGACATCCGTCATCTTCGCGGCCTGTGTGCTGTGGCCGAATCGCGCATCGAGCTTCCGGCCGATCGCGATGCCGTGCTCGACGAGGCCGGCGTCCATGCTCTCGGTGTGCGTCGTCATCGGCAGGCCGTGCCAGGTCACGTGGCCGGCGCGGATCGCCTGCTCGAGTGCGGCCCGTTCGTCGGCGTCGCCGAGGCGGAGCGCCTCGTGGATCATCCAGGAGCCGGTGGTCCAGATGAAGCGGGCATCGCCGCCGCGGCGTTCGAGCTCCTCGGCCAGCGCGATCGCGCGGGGGAGGTACTCGTGCACGTACCGGTCGGTGACGTTCGCCGCGGTGTCGGTGAAGCCGAGGTCGAGGTGCGTCTTGAAGACGACGTGGACGGTGGTGATCATGCGTGCATCCAAACTGCGGTGTCGGGGGCGAGGGTATCGGCTTGGGTGGGGGAGCTCGCGAGCAGCACTTCGCCCGCGGGGAGCGAGACCGGATCGCAGCCCATGTTGATGAGCACGGTCGTGCTCCCGTTGCGGAACGCGAGGACCTCGGGCGGGTGGCCCGGGAGCCACTCGAGATCTCCCGCGCCGAGCGTACGCGAACGGCGCATCGCGACCGCATCCTGGTAGAGGGTGAGCGTCGATTCGGCGACGTCCTGCTGACGGTCGCGAGCGAGCCGCGCCCAGATGCCGGGCTGCGGCAGCCATGACGACCCGCCGGGTCCGAAGCCGTACGACGGCGCGTCAGCCTCCCACGGCAGGGGCACGCGGCATCCGTCTCGGCCGTACTGCTCGCCCTCGGTACGCAGGAACGTCGGATCCTGCCGGGCCTCGTCGGGAATCTCCGAGACCTCGGGAAGGCCGAGCTCCTCGCCCTGGTAGATGTAGGCGGCGCCGGGCAGTGCCAGCGTGAGCATCGCGAGCGCACGTGCCCGGGGGAGGGTGTCGTCGTACCGAGGGATGCCGGTCGAGTTCGGCCCGAGGCCGTTCGGGCGCTCGGCCCTCGGGAGCGAGAGCCGGGTGGCCTGCCGCACGATGTCGTGATTGGACGCGACCCAGCTCGAGGGTGCGCCGACCGCCGAGAACGCGGAGAGCGTCTCATCGATGATGCCGCGGAGCTTCGGGGCATCCCAGTCGTCGAAGAGGTCGTTGAACGCCTGGTGCAGCTCATCGGGACGCACCCACAGGGCGCGGCGCGTCAGGGGCTTGATCCAGGACTCGGCGACGAGCACGCGGTCGCCGTCGTAGCCGTCGACGAGCGACCGCCAGTCGCGATAGATCTCGTGCACGCCGGGCTGGCCGGTGTACGGTGCGAGGTCCTCGTCGAGTTCGAAGTCGCGGTCGGGGAGGCCCTCCGCCTTCACGAGGCTGCTGGCGACGTCGATGCGGAAGCCGTCGATGCCGCGGTCGAGCCAGAAGCGCAGGATGCGGCGGAACTCCTCGCGCACCTCGTCGTTCGTCCAGTCGAAGTCGGGCTGCGAGCTGTCGAAGAGGTGCAGGTACCACTGGCCGGGGGTGCCGTCGGCCTCGATCACGCGGGTCCATGCCGGGCCGCCGAAGTGCGAGCGCCAGTTGTTCGGCGGTTCGGTGCCGTCGATGCCGCGGCCCTCGCGGAAGAGGTAGCGACCGCGCTCGGGGCTGTCGGGCCCAGCGGCGAGCGCCGCCTGGAACCACGCATGGTCGGAACTGGAGTGGTTGGGCACGATGTCGGAGACCACGCGCATGCCGCGGGCGTGCGCCTCGGCCAGCAACGCGCCGAAGTCGGCGAGCGTGCCGAAGAGCGGGTCGACGTCGCAGTAGTCGGCGACGTCGTAGCCGCCGTCGCGCTGGGGCGAGGTGGAGAAGGGGGAGAGCCAGATCGCGTCGATGCCGAGCTCCTGCAGCGCGTCGAGGCGCGAGGTGACGCCGGGGAGGTCGCCGATGCCGTCGCCGTCGCTGTCGGCGAACGAACGCGGGTACACCTGGTAGATCACGGCGCTGCGCCACCATTCCTCGGTCACACGCGACTCACCGCCTGCGGTCGGCGCGGCCCCGGTATCCGGGGGACGAACGGGGGACGGATGCAAGCGTGACTCCTTTGTGACCTTCGAATCGCGCGGGTCTGTTTGCGCAAACATCATCCTCGCCTATACTGCGATGGGAACGCAAACATTCACGAAGGAGTGCGGACGCGAATGACGAAGACGTCGCCAACCCGAGGCGCGAGAGAAGGCCGCAGATGACCGTGGCGCATGTTCACCCCCAGCAGCCCGCCGGAGTCTCGACCGAGACCTACGCGAGCGTTGCCGTGACCGGTGCCGCGCGCAGCGGCGGTCGACGCAAGCGTGTGCGCCGCAACTGGTCGGGCTGGTGGTTCGTCGGCCCGTTCATGCTCGTCTTCGGGCTCGTCTTCGTCGCGCCCCTCCTCTACGCGATGTACCTGTCGTTCTTCCGCGAGACGCTCGTGGGAGGCAACTCCTTCGTCGGGCTCGAGAACTACGCCAAGGCGATGGTCGACCCGAAGTTCTGGGAGGCCATGCTCCGGGTCTCGATCTTCCTGCTCGTGCAGGTGCCGATCATGCTCGGGCTCGCGCTGTTCGCAGCTCTGGCGCTCGACAGCGCGCGGCTGCGCTGGGTGCCGTTCTACCGGCTCTCGATCTTCCTGCCCTACGCCGTGCCCGGCGTCGTCGCGGTCATGATCTGGGGCTACATGTACGGCTCGCAGTTCGGCCTCGTGGCCGACATCAACCGCTTCTTCGGCGTGGAGCTGCCCTCCCCGCTCGCCGAGAACTTCATCCTGCTGTCGATCGGCAACATCGTCACGTGGGAGTTCGTCGGCTACAACATGCTGATCTTCTTCTCCGCGTTGAAGGCGGTGCCGCAAGAGCTCTACGAGGCGGCCGAGATCGACGGCGCGGGCACCTTCCGCACGATCTTCTCGATCAAGCTCCCGTCGATCCGGGGCGCGATGGTCATCGCCACGATCTTCTCGGTGATCGGCAGCTTCCAGCTCTTCAACGAGCCGTCGATCCTGCAGACCATCGCGCCGAACTCGATCACCACGTACTTCACGCCGAACCTCTACGCCTTCAACCTGTCGTTCGCCGGCTCGCAGTTCAACTACGCCGCCGCGATCGCGATCGTCTCGGGAGTCATCACCATGGTCGTCGCCTACCTCGTGCAGCTCGCGGGCGAGAAGAACGAGAAGAAGGCATGAGCGCCGTCGACACGGCGGCCCGGTCGGGCCGCGCACCGAGCCGGCTCGCGAGCGGCAAGGTCGTGCGCACGGAGTCGAAGCGAACGAAGACGGCCACGCCTCGCCACAAGCGTGCCTCGGTGACGCTCGGCATCCTGATGACGCTGATGCTGCTCTACTGCCTCGTGCCGCTGTGGTGGCTCGTGGTCAACTCCACGAAGACGATGGACTCGCTCTACAACTCCTTCGCCTTCTGGTTCAGTGGCGAGTTCGCCCTCTTCCAGAACATCGTCGAGACCTTCACCTACAAAGACGGCATCTTCCTGCGCTGGCTCGGCAACACCCTCCTCTACGTCGTCATCGGCGCCGGCGGCGCCACCCTGCTCGCGACGCTCGCCGGGTACGGTCTGGCGAAGTACAACTTCCCGGGCCGCAAATGGGTGTTCGCGATCATCCTCGGCGCGATGGCCATCCCGGCCTCGGCGCTCGCCGTGCCGCAGTTCCTGCTCTTCAGCGGCCTCGGACTCACGAACACGCCCTGGTCGGTCATCATCCCCTCAATGGTCAGCGCCTTCGGGCTCTACCTCGTATGGGTGTACGCCCGTGAGGCGATCCCCGACGAACTGCTCGAGGCCGCCCGCCTCGACGGCGCCGGCGAGATCCGCATCTTCTTCGTGATCGCGCTGCGCCAGCTCGCGCCGGCACTCATCACGGTGCTGATGTTCACGGTCGTCGCGACCTGGAACAACTACTTCCTCCCACTCATCATGCTGAGCGACGCGCAGTGGTACCCGCTGCCCGTCGGCCTCGCCCAGTGGGCGGCGCAGTCGAGCGCGATCGGCGGCCAGGCGGTACCCAACCTCGTCATCACGGGGTCACTCCTCACCGTCATCCCGATCTCGGCGGCCTTCCTCTATCTCCAGCGCTATTGGCAGTCGGGACTGACCGCCGGCAGCGTCAAATAGTCCGGCTCGACCGGTACCACCGGCCCGACCCGGTACCTCCGGTCCGTCCGGCGCACCACCCTCACACACCAAGCGAAAGGGAATCACAGCAATGGAAAAGATCACCACCCGCCGATGGGCGCGTCTCGGGGCCGTCGTCGGCACCGGTGCACTGCTCGTCGGAGTGCTCGCAGGCTGCAGTGGCGCAGCTCCGGGCGCCGACAGCGGCTCCACGGACACCGACGCGGCGCTCAAGGAAGACGTCACGCTCACCTGGTGGACCTGGAGCGACACCACGCAGGAGCAGGCCGACGCCATCTCCGAGGTGTACCCGAACGTCACGTTCGACGTCGTCAAGCTCGAGAACCCCGACGCGGTCGTCACGAAGCTCCAGAACGCGATCAAGGCCGGCAAGGGTGCGCCCGACATCGTGCCCGTCGAGTACCAGACGATGCCGCAGCTCACCCTGGGCGGCGCACTCGCCGACCTGGAGCCCTACGGTCTCGCCGAGTACGAGGACGCCTTCACGGCGTCGACGTGGAACTCGGTCAACGTGCAGGATCAGCTCGTCGGCCTGCCCGGCGACTCCGGCCCCATGGTCATGATCTACAACAAGGCCCTGTACGAGAAGGCCGGCATCACCGAGGCACCCACAACGTGGGACGAGTTCGCAACGGCTTCCGCGGCGATCCACGCAGCAGACCCCGAGGCCTACATCGCGAACAGCGGCGACGCGGGCTTCTTCACCAGCATGATCTGGGCGTCGGGCGGCCAGCCGTTCAAGACCGATGGCGAGAACGTCACCATCGACCTGCAGGACGAGGGCACCAAGAAGTTCGCGGACTTCTGGAGCGACCGCCTCGAGGCCGGCGAGCTCTCGGGCCTCGCGACCTGGTCGGACGAGTGGACCAAGGCGCTCACGCAGGACAAGCTGGGCACCCTGCTCATGGGCTCCTGGATGATCAGCGGCGGCATGCAGGACTACGGCCCCGCCGGCCGTTTCCAGGTCGCTCCGATGCCGACGTGGGACGGTCAGCCGGCCTCGGCCGAGAACGGCGGCAGTGGCCTCTCGGTCACCTCGCAGAGCGAGAACAAGGCTGCAGCTGCAGGCATCCTCAAGTACCTCGCCGAGGGTGAGGGTCGTGCACTGCTGAACGCGAACGGCTTCCCGTCGACCATCGCCGACCTCGAGAACCCCGAGTGGCTCGACGCACCCTTCCCCGGGTACAGCGACCAGCCCGCCAACCAGGTCGGTGCGGCTTCGGCCGAGTCGGTCATCACCGGATGGCAGTACCTGCCCTACCAGGGCTACGCCAACAACGTCTTCTCCGACTCCGTCGGCAAGGCGCTCGGCTCGGGCGGCGACCTGAACGAGGCGCTCGTCGACTGGCAGGACACGCTCGTCGAGTACGGCAACGAGCAGGGCTTCTCGGTCAACAAGTAATCACCACGCATCACTCCGCGGGGCAGTCGCCGTCACGGCGGCTGCCCCGCGGTCCGTTTCTCGACCCAGGACCAGCGAATGCCCACCTTCTCCATCGGTGACACCGACTTCCTCCTCGACGGCTCGCCGCACCGCGTGCTCTCCGGCGCGCTGCACTACTTCCGGGTGCATCCCGACCAGTGGAGCGATCGCATCCGCAAGGCCCGGCTCATGGGGCTCAACACCATCGAGACGTACGTGCCGTGGAACGAGCACTCCCCGACGCGCGGCGAGTTCCGTACCGCGGGCCAGCTCGACCTGGCACGCTTCCTCGACCTCGTGCACGCCGAGGGCATGCACGCGATCGTGCGACCCGGACCCTACATCTGCGCCGAATGGCACGACGGCGGCCTGCCCTCGTGGCTCGTCGCCGACGAGGCGATCGTGCTGCGCTCGCACGACGCCGCGTACCTCGACGCCGTCGGCGAGTACCTCGATGCGGTCTACGCCATCGTGCAGCCGCGTCAGATCCAGCACGACGGACCCGTGATCCTCGTGCAGATCGAGAACGAGTACGGCGCGTACGGCGCCGACAAGGAGTACCTCCGCCGGCTCACCGAGTTGACGCGGGAGCACGGCATCGACGTGCCGCTGACCACCGTCGACCAGCCCCTCGAGCAGATGCTCGAGCACGGCAGCCTCGACGAGCTGCACCGCACCGGTTCCTTCGGCTCGCGGGTGGGGGAGCGACTCGCCACGCTGCGCCGCCACCAGCCGACCGGGCCGCTCATGTGCTCCGAGTTCTGGTGCGGGTGGTTCGACAGCTGGGGCGAGATCCACCACACGACCTCGGCGGAGGACGCGGCGCGCGAGCTCGACGAGCTGCTCGCGGCCGGGGCATCCGTCAACGTCTACATGTTCCACGGCGGCACGAACTTCGCCTTCACCGCCGGTGCGAACGACAAGGGCACCTACCGCCCGATCGCGACGTCGTACGACTACGACGCACCGCTCGCCGAAGACGGCACGCCGACCGAGAAGTTCTGGCGCTTCCGCGAGGTCATCGCGAAGTACGCGCCGGTTCCAGACGAGGTGCCGGCAGAGCGAACGGATGCCCCGGAGCTCGAGGTGCTCCTCGACCGGAGCGCCTCGCTCTGGTCCGTGCCGATCGTCGCGTCGCAACCCTTCGACCACCTGCCCGTCGCGGCGGAGTTCGGGTCGACGCGCGGCTTCTCGTGCTATTCGACGCGCATCGAGCACGGCGGACTCCTCGCCTTCGGTGAAGTGCGCGATCGCGCACAGGTCTACTTCGACGGCGCGCTGGTCGGCACGCTCGACCGCGAACTCCACGAGCGGATGCTGCCGCTTCCCGAAGATGCACGCGGCGAGCTGACCGTGCTGGTCGAGAACCTCGGCGGGGTGAACTACGGGCCGCGCCTCGGCGAGGCGAAGGGCCTCATCGCGCCCGCGATGCTCGACGGGGTACCGCTCACCGAATGGTCGGCGGGGTCGATCGCCCTCGACGACCTCGAATCCGTTCGCGCAGTGCTCGCAGCCGCGCCGATCGCCGAGTTCGCCGTGAGCGGGGCGACGCCGCTGTCGGGCCCGGTGTTCGCGGGCGGCACGTTCACGCTCGACGAGCCCGCCGACCTGCAGCTGTCGTTGCCCGGCTGGACCAAGGGCGTCGTGTGGGTGAACGGCGTCAACCTGGGCAGGTACTGGAGCCGCGGGCCCCAGCGCACGATGTACGTGCCCGCACCCGTCGTGCGCGCCGGCGCGAACGAGCTGGTGATCTTCGAGACCGTCGGTGCGGCATCGTCGGCCGTCCGCTTCGTCGCTCGTCCCGAGCTCGGCCAGAC
The DNA window shown above is from Agromyces cerinus and carries:
- a CDS encoding carbohydrate ABC transporter permease is translated as MSAVDTAARSGRAPSRLASGKVVRTESKRTKTATPRHKRASVTLGILMTLMLLYCLVPLWWLVVNSTKTMDSLYNSFAFWFSGEFALFQNIVETFTYKDGIFLRWLGNTLLYVVIGAGGATLLATLAGYGLAKYNFPGRKWVFAIILGAMAIPASALAVPQFLLFSGLGLTNTPWSVIIPSMVSAFGLYLVWVYAREAIPDELLEAARLDGAGEIRIFFVIALRQLAPALITVLMFTVVATWNNYFLPLIMLSDAQWYPLPVGLAQWAAQSSAIGGQAVPNLVITGSLLTVIPISAAFLYLQRYWQSGLTAGSVK
- a CDS encoding glycoside hydrolase family 13 protein; this translates as MFAQTDPRDSKVTKESRLHPSPVRPPDTGAAPTAGGESRVTEEWWRSAVIYQVYPRSFADSDGDGIGDLPGVTSRLDALQELGIDAIWLSPFSTSPQRDGGYDVADYCDVDPLFGTLADFGALLAEAHARGMRVVSDIVPNHSSSDHAWFQAALAAGPDSPERGRYLFREGRGIDGTEPPNNWRSHFGGPAWTRVIEADGTPGQWYLHLFDSSQPDFDWTNDEVREEFRRILRFWLDRGIDGFRIDVASSLVKAEGLPDRDFELDEDLAPYTGQPGVHEIYRDWRSLVDGYDGDRVLVAESWIKPLTRRALWVRPDELHQAFNDLFDDWDAPKLRGIIDETLSAFSAVGAPSSWVASNHDIVRQATRLSLPRAERPNGLGPNSTGIPRYDDTLPRARALAMLTLALPGAAYIYQGEELGLPEVSEIPDEARQDPTFLRTEGEQYGRDGCRVPLPWEADAPSYGFGPGGSSWLPQPGIWARLARDRQQDVAESTLTLYQDAVAMRRSRTLGAGDLEWLPGHPPEVLAFRNGSTTVLINMGCDPVSLPAGEVLLASSPTQADTLAPDTAVWMHA
- a CDS encoding carbohydrate ABC transporter permease; translated protein: MTVAHVHPQQPAGVSTETYASVAVTGAARSGGRRKRVRRNWSGWWFVGPFMLVFGLVFVAPLLYAMYLSFFRETLVGGNSFVGLENYAKAMVDPKFWEAMLRVSIFLLVQVPIMLGLALFAALALDSARLRWVPFYRLSIFLPYAVPGVVAVMIWGYMYGSQFGLVADINRFFGVELPSPLAENFILLSIGNIVTWEFVGYNMLIFFSALKAVPQELYEAAEIDGAGTFRTIFSIKLPSIRGAMVIATIFSVIGSFQLFNEPSILQTIAPNSITTYFTPNLYAFNLSFAGSQFNYAAAIAIVSGVITMVVAYLVQLAGEKNEKKA
- a CDS encoding extracellular solute-binding protein, which produces MEKITTRRWARLGAVVGTGALLVGVLAGCSGAAPGADSGSTDTDAALKEDVTLTWWTWSDTTQEQADAISEVYPNVTFDVVKLENPDAVVTKLQNAIKAGKGAPDIVPVEYQTMPQLTLGGALADLEPYGLAEYEDAFTASTWNSVNVQDQLVGLPGDSGPMVMIYNKALYEKAGITEAPTTWDEFATASAAIHAADPEAYIANSGDAGFFTSMIWASGGQPFKTDGENVTIDLQDEGTKKFADFWSDRLEAGELSGLATWSDEWTKALTQDKLGTLLMGSWMISGGMQDYGPAGRFQVAPMPTWDGQPASAENGGSGLSVTSQSENKAAAAGILKYLAEGEGRALLNANGFPSTIADLENPEWLDAPFPGYSDQPANQVGAASAESVITGWQYLPYQGYANNVFSDSVGKALGSGGDLNEALVDWQDTLVEYGNEQGFSVNK
- a CDS encoding DUF5054 domain-containing protein; translation: MITTVHVVFKTHLDLGFTDTAANVTDRYVHEYLPRAIALAEELERRGGDARFIWTTGSWMIHEALRLGDADERAALEQAIRAGHVTWHGLPMTTHTESMDAGLVEHGIAIGRKLDARFGHSTQAAKMTDVPGHTIGLVPFLARGGIDFLHLGVNGASAVPDVPEFFVWRAPDGSEVVVNYARSYGATELGVAVVPGGSDALHLAHTGDNFGPPPVEEVEALFAELQAAYPGAEVIASTLDAFSREAVASRASLPVLEQEIGDSWIHGIASDPVQTARFRALLRLRTEWVAAGALVPGTEECDAFSDGLLLVPEHTWGEDLKTYLPDYVNYEKADFQRARAADVVDTDANPAEFDEYAWAYTEHPSPQGLAYSAFERSWAEQRAHVDRALAALSPERRVEAEAAIAATVPHDVDPSATASAEPIDLDAELQAGAYRVRFGDDGALVSLVDGDGTEWAGPEHPLAAYRYETFDERDEARWMREYCRDMEENGMWAVPDQSKPGLAIAETLPATTFAPRVTSAERFDDGTDTVVALRLALPDAACEAWGGPRDIRLAYRFPAEPGPVEVTLDLRGKDASRLPESSWLGFRPRTEPGDWRLTKIETPVDPQSVVRNGNRSLHAVAEITHTAAKTFSLRPLDAALVAVGRPALYRFDNTVPDPSDGLHVNLHNNMWGTNFTMWFDDDLRFRFVLDLGAGTGVAR
- a CDS encoding glycoside hydrolase family 35 protein; its protein translation is MPTFSIGDTDFLLDGSPHRVLSGALHYFRVHPDQWSDRIRKARLMGLNTIETYVPWNEHSPTRGEFRTAGQLDLARFLDLVHAEGMHAIVRPGPYICAEWHDGGLPSWLVADEAIVLRSHDAAYLDAVGEYLDAVYAIVQPRQIQHDGPVILVQIENEYGAYGADKEYLRRLTELTREHGIDVPLTTVDQPLEQMLEHGSLDELHRTGSFGSRVGERLATLRRHQPTGPLMCSEFWCGWFDSWGEIHHTTSAEDAARELDELLAAGASVNVYMFHGGTNFAFTAGANDKGTYRPIATSYDYDAPLAEDGTPTEKFWRFREVIAKYAPVPDEVPAERTDAPELEVLLDRSASLWSVPIVASQPFDHLPVAAEFGSTRGFSCYSTRIEHGGLLAFGEVRDRAQVYFDGALVGTLDRELHERMLPLPEDARGELTVLVENLGGVNYGPRLGEAKGLIAPAMLDGVPLTEWSAGSIALDDLESVRAVLAAAPIAEFAVSGATPLSGPVFAGGTFTLDEPADLQLSLPGWTKGVVWVNGVNLGRYWSRGPQRTMYVPAPVVRAGANELVIFETVGAASSAVRFVARPELGQTEA